The Hymenobacter oligotrophus genome has a window encoding:
- a CDS encoding isoaspartyl peptidase/L-asparaginase family protein: MKKLLYLLPLALLHLGGGAQAQTTTAAKPAAANSAADPGRITLVIHGGAGTITRANMTPEQEKAYREVLNQALQVGYGVLQKGGTSLDAVEATVRVMEDSPLFNAGKGAVFTHEGRNELDASIMDGKTLRAGSVAGITTVRNPITAARTVMEKSEHVMMVGPGAEQFAKEKGLQIVEPSYFYTEARYNQLQKAIAKEQGAVPDQLNTPTKAAAPATAPATESKKIKVKQKAGGKPQGYLEPPIFTEGRKYGTVGAVALDQYGNLAAATSTGGMTNKRYGRVGDAPIIGAGTYADNQSCAISCTGWGEYFIRATVARDIAARMEYGKQPLQQAAQATIDKVAQLGGDGGLIGLDRQGNITMPFNSEGMYRGYIKANGQSEVLIYK; the protein is encoded by the coding sequence ATGAAAAAGCTCCTCTACCTGCTGCCTTTGGCGCTGCTGCACCTAGGCGGGGGCGCGCAGGCCCAAACCACGACGGCCGCTAAGCCCGCCGCGGCCAACTCTGCCGCCGATCCTGGCCGCATCACCCTGGTAATTCATGGCGGGGCCGGCACCATCACCCGCGCCAACATGACGCCCGAGCAGGAAAAAGCCTACCGCGAGGTGCTCAACCAAGCGTTGCAGGTAGGCTACGGAGTGCTGCAAAAGGGCGGCACCTCGCTCGATGCCGTGGAGGCTACCGTGCGCGTGATGGAAGACTCGCCGCTGTTTAACGCAGGTAAGGGCGCCGTTTTCACGCACGAGGGCCGCAACGAGCTTGATGCTTCCATCATGGATGGCAAAACCCTGAGGGCGGGTTCGGTAGCGGGCATCACCACCGTGCGCAACCCTATAACGGCCGCCCGCACCGTGATGGAAAAATCGGAGCACGTGATGATGGTGGGCCCCGGCGCCGAGCAGTTTGCCAAGGAAAAAGGCCTGCAGATCGTGGAGCCGAGCTATTTCTATACCGAAGCTCGCTACAACCAGCTGCAAAAAGCCATTGCTAAGGAGCAAGGCGCCGTGCCCGATCAGCTGAACACGCCTACTAAGGCGGCCGCGCCAGCCACTGCACCCGCTACCGAGTCGAAAAAGATAAAGGTGAAGCAGAAGGCTGGCGGTAAGCCGCAAGGCTACCTCGAGCCGCCCATCTTCACCGAAGGCCGCAAATACGGCACCGTGGGCGCCGTGGCGCTCGACCAATACGGCAACCTGGCCGCCGCCACCAGCACCGGCGGCATGACCAACAAACGCTACGGCCGCGTGGGCGATGCGCCCATCATCGGGGCCGGTACCTACGCCGACAACCAATCGTGCGCCATTTCATGCACGGGCTGGGGCGAGTACTTTATCCGGGCCACCGTAGCCCGCGACATTGCCGCCCGCATGGAATACGGCAAGCAGCCGCTGCAGCAAGCTGCCCAGGCCACCATCGATAAAGTAGCCCAGCTTGGCGGCGACGGCGGCCTGATCGGGCTCGATAGGCAGGGTAACATCACCATGCCTTTCAACTCCGAAGGCATGTACCGCGGCTACATCAAGGCCAACGGACAGAGCGAGGTGCTCATTTACAAATAA
- a CDS encoding protein-disulfide reductase DsbD family protein → MLLRITTWLRLVLLLLVGTATTAQVLEPTKLSTAVSKPTAKVGDEIELIVNARIDPTWHLYATDFDPDLGPTVFTFTWAKSVAYEVVGVPKSVSPKKKFDTVFKGDVTYFETTGQIRQRIRLLQPGSISIKADAEYQSCTETDGRCIPGNNALTFGPIEVTGIAAAPASVPAAPATKSPTATAVPSTAAPASVATTPPTATPDTASAALATAPATATAPDAPAAVSAEAKASAPAAAVAAVGAPAASPQATLGLLEYMLLAFGAGLLAVLMPCVYPMLPMTVSYFTNSSGSRAQGIAKALVYGLSIIAIYTTAGVLLSVLLGADAANVISSHWLPNVISFAIFVLFGLSFLGLFEIQAPSGLVNSVDRQADKGGWSGLFFMAATLVLVSFSCTVPFVGSVAIASAGGELLRPTLGMMSFALAFALPFVLFALFPSWLKSMPRSGGWLNTLKVTMGFVELALAFKFLSSADLSYHWGLLPRGVFIAIWAVLALLLGLYLLGFIRLPHDDESTRVSVPRLLLAGVSLTFMLYLLPGLFGAPLPALSALVPPPSRHDFSLATPSAAAAMPVSTAANTLCETPRHADFLELPHNLQGYFDLKQALACAKAQNKPVFVDFTGHNCGNCRLMEASVWADPRVLQRLRNDFVVVALYVDDKTELPQAEWFTSPRDGRQKKSIGEQNLDFEISRFGANAQPYYVLLSPDGQQLVEPKAYESDATRFVEFLDAGLARHRAASPVAAR, encoded by the coding sequence ATGCTTTTGCGAATAACAACCTGGCTGCGTTTGGTTTTGCTGCTCCTTGTGGGCACCGCCACCACGGCCCAGGTGCTCGAGCCAACCAAGCTCAGCACCGCCGTGAGCAAGCCCACGGCCAAAGTAGGCGACGAGATTGAGCTCATCGTCAACGCCCGCATCGACCCCACGTGGCACCTCTACGCCACCGACTTCGACCCCGACCTAGGGCCCACGGTGTTCACCTTCACGTGGGCCAAGTCGGTGGCCTACGAGGTAGTGGGGGTACCCAAATCGGTGTCGCCCAAAAAGAAATTCGACACCGTTTTTAAAGGCGACGTAACGTACTTCGAAACCACCGGCCAAATCCGGCAGCGCATCCGGTTGCTGCAGCCCGGCAGCATTAGCATCAAAGCCGACGCCGAGTACCAAAGCTGCACCGAAACCGACGGCCGCTGCATTCCCGGAAACAACGCCCTCACCTTCGGGCCGATTGAAGTAACCGGTATCGCCGCCGCACCGGCCAGCGTACCTGCCGCGCCGGCTACCAAAAGCCCGACCGCAACTGCCGTACCTAGCACCGCCGCTCCTGCAAGCGTAGCCACTACGCCCCCAACTGCAACCCCCGACACTGCTTCGGCGGCCCTAGCTACGGCGCCGGCTACTGCCACTGCCCCCGATGCTCCGGCGGCTGTTTCTGCGGAAGCCAAGGCATCGGCGCCTGCAGCAGCAGTGGCGGCCGTTGGTGCGCCTGCGGCCAGCCCCCAGGCTACCCTAGGGCTGCTCGAGTACATGCTGCTGGCGTTTGGTGCCGGCTTGCTGGCCGTGCTGATGCCCTGCGTGTACCCCATGCTGCCCATGACGGTGTCGTACTTCACCAACAGCAGCGGCTCGCGGGCGCAGGGCATTGCCAAAGCGTTGGTGTACGGCCTTTCAATTATTGCCATTTACACCACCGCGGGCGTGCTGCTGAGCGTGCTGCTCGGCGCCGATGCGGCCAACGTTATCAGCTCGCACTGGCTGCCCAACGTTATTTCGTTTGCCATTTTTGTGCTGTTTGGGCTTTCCTTCCTAGGGCTGTTCGAAATTCAGGCGCCCTCGGGGCTGGTGAATTCCGTTGATCGGCAGGCCGACAAAGGCGGTTGGTCGGGCTTGTTTTTTATGGCCGCCACGCTGGTGCTGGTGTCGTTCTCGTGCACGGTGCCGTTCGTGGGTTCGGTGGCCATAGCCTCGGCCGGCGGCGAGCTACTGCGGCCCACGTTGGGCATGATGAGCTTTGCCCTGGCGTTTGCCCTGCCGTTCGTGCTGTTTGCCTTGTTCCCGTCGTGGCTCAAGAGCATGCCTAGGTCGGGAGGCTGGCTGAACACCCTAAAGGTGACGATGGGCTTCGTGGAGCTGGCTTTGGCCTTTAAATTCCTGAGCTCAGCCGACCTCTCGTACCACTGGGGCTTGCTGCCGCGCGGCGTATTTATTGCCATTTGGGCGGTGCTGGCGTTGCTGCTCGGCTTGTACCTGCTGGGATTCATCCGCCTGCCGCACGACGACGAAAGCACCCGCGTGAGCGTACCGCGCCTGCTGCTGGCCGGCGTGTCGCTCACGTTCATGCTGTACCTGCTGCCCGGCTTATTTGGCGCGCCGTTGCCGGCGTTGTCGGCGCTGGTGCCGCCGCCCAGCCGCCACGATTTTTCGCTGGCAACACCTTCCGCCGCTGCCGCAATGCCGGTTAGCACCGCCGCCAATACGCTTTGCGAAACCCCGCGCCACGCCGATTTCCTGGAGCTGCCGCACAACCTGCAAGGCTACTTCGATCTGAAACAAGCCCTGGCTTGCGCCAAAGCGCAAAACAAGCCGGTGTTTGTCGACTTTACGGGCCACAACTGCGGCAATTGTCGCCTGATGGAAGCCTCGGTGTGGGCCGACCCGCGCGTGCTGCAGCGCCTGCGCAACGACTTTGTGGTGGTGGCGCTGTACGTCGACGACAAAACCGAATTGCCCCAGGCCGAGTGGTTTACCTCGCCGCGCGACGGCCGCCAGAAAAAGTCAATCGGCGAGCAAAACCTCGATTTCGAAATCAGCCGCTTCGGGGCCAATGCCCAGCCGTACTACGTGCTGCTTTCGCCCGATGGCCAGCAATTAGTCGAGCCCAAAGCCTATGAATCGGACGCGACACGCTTCGTGGAGTTTCTGGACGCCGGCTTGGCACGCCACCGCGCAGCCTCGCCGGTGGCCGCTCGTTAG
- a CDS encoding Lrp/AsnC ligand binding domain-containing protein — MSRNYELDDTDRKILALLLEDAKMPYTEIARRVHVSGGTVHVRMGRLEELGIVRGATLKIDYAKLGYGVNAFLGIYLLKSSVYNSVAEQLRDIPEVVSIHFTTGAYGVFARLVCRDTQHLRDVLHDKIQLIEGIERTETLISLEETLNRPIQLM; from the coding sequence ATGTCTCGTAATTACGAACTTGACGACACCGACCGTAAGATACTGGCGCTGCTGCTCGAAGACGCCAAAATGCCCTATACAGAAATAGCGCGTCGGGTACATGTTTCGGGCGGCACAGTGCACGTGCGAATGGGCCGCCTCGAGGAACTAGGTATTGTGCGCGGCGCTACCCTCAAAATCGATTATGCCAAGCTGGGCTACGGCGTAAACGCCTTCTTGGGCATTTACTTGCTTAAAAGCTCGGTGTACAACAGCGTAGCCGAGCAACTGCGCGATATTCCGGAGGTGGTCAGCATTCACTTTACCACGGGCGCCTACGGCGTGTTTGCCCGGCTGGTATGCCGCGATACGCAACACCTGCGCGATGTACTGCACGACAAAATTCAGCTGATCGAAGGCATTGAGCGGACCGAAACCCTGATTTCGTTGGAGGAAACGCTCAACCGCCCCATTCAGCTAATGTAG
- a CDS encoding hemolysin family protein, producing MVLANGFFVAAEFAIVKVRLSQVELRAQDGNRFAKLTLRLVQNLDAYLSATQLGITLASLALGWVGEAVMAELVLAVLPYLGVEQLLKQFNLALTPALAHSIAIPIAFSLITVMHIVLGELVPKSLAIQRSEQVSLAVSWPLYIFYKLLSPVIRLMNALSNAILRLFGVQPAGEHEVHTAEELRLLIDQSKQSGEIQESQHELIENVFQFNDRMVKQIMVPRTRISAIDVSCSQEEIVETAFNEGYSRIPVYEDNIDNIVGILYVKDLFALIRRNEDINLAKIMRPAFFVPETKKINRLLRQFQRKHLHMAIVSDEFGGVSGIVTIEDIMEELVGEIQDEYDNEVPVVEKVSELEYRVNAATAISDANEFLPFALPEGDDYETVGGLVNVIYGTIPEVGDVAVFENYEFRILNRSRRAVELVQLRVLEPAEREAAGEMPDMEE from the coding sequence TTGGTTCTCGCAAACGGCTTTTTTGTAGCCGCTGAGTTTGCCATCGTCAAAGTCCGCTTATCGCAGGTAGAGTTACGCGCGCAGGACGGCAACCGGTTTGCCAAACTTACGCTGCGGCTTGTTCAGAACCTTGACGCGTACTTATCGGCCACGCAGCTGGGCATTACGCTGGCTTCGCTGGCGCTGGGTTGGGTAGGCGAGGCCGTAATGGCCGAGCTTGTGCTGGCCGTGTTGCCCTACCTAGGGGTGGAGCAACTGCTGAAGCAGTTTAACCTAGCCCTTACCCCCGCGCTGGCCCACAGCATTGCCATTCCGATTGCCTTCAGCCTGATTACCGTGATGCACATTGTGCTCGGGGAATTGGTTCCGAAGTCGTTGGCCATTCAGCGCTCCGAGCAAGTGAGCCTGGCGGTATCGTGGCCGCTGTACATTTTTTACAAGCTGCTGAGCCCGGTTATCCGGCTCATGAACGCGCTGAGCAACGCCATTCTGCGTTTGTTTGGCGTACAGCCCGCCGGCGAGCACGAGGTGCACACCGCCGAGGAGCTGCGCCTGCTCATCGACCAAAGCAAGCAAAGCGGCGAAATCCAGGAGTCGCAGCACGAGCTGATCGAGAACGTGTTTCAGTTCAACGACCGCATGGTAAAGCAAATCATGGTGCCGCGCACCCGGATTTCGGCCATCGACGTGAGCTGCTCGCAGGAGGAAATCGTGGAAACGGCTTTCAACGAAGGCTACTCTCGCATTCCGGTGTACGAGGACAACATCGACAACATCGTGGGCATCCTGTACGTGAAGGACTTGTTTGCCCTGATTCGGCGCAACGAAGACATCAACCTAGCCAAGATTATGCGGCCGGCGTTCTTCGTGCCCGAAACCAAGAAAATCAACCGCTTGCTGCGCCAATTTCAGCGCAAGCACCTGCACATGGCCATCGTGTCGGATGAGTTCGGCGGCGTGTCGGGCATTGTCACCATCGAGGACATTATGGAGGAGCTGGTGGGCGAAATCCAGGACGAGTATGACAACGAAGTACCCGTGGTAGAGAAGGTATCGGAGCTGGAGTACCGCGTAAACGCTGCCACGGCCATCAGCGACGCCAACGAGTTTTTGCCGTTTGCGCTGCCCGAGGGCGACGATTACGAAACCGTGGGCGGCTTGGTGAACGTGATTTACGGCACCATTCCGGAAGTGGGCGACGTGGCCGTGTTCGAGAATTACGAATTCCGCATTCTTAACCGCTCGCGCCGTGCCGTGGAGCTGGTGCAGCTGCGCGTGCTGGAGCCCGCCGAACGCGAAGCCGCCGGCGAAATGCCCGATATGGAAGAGTAA
- a CDS encoding gamma carbonic anhydrase family protein, which produces MPATILPVQGKHPELGPNCFVADNATIVGDVHLGANCTVWFNAVVRGDVNSIRIGDQTNIQDGAVIHCTYQRAATIIGSRVSIGHNAIVHGCTVEDDVLIGMGAIVMDNAVVSRGCIIAAGAIVLENTICEPGYLYAGVPAKKIKPVTPEQTHNMSRTADNYVMYAGWFEQNTGAEKK; this is translated from the coding sequence ATGCCCGCTACCATTCTGCCCGTACAAGGCAAACACCCCGAGCTTGGCCCCAATTGCTTTGTGGCCGACAACGCCACCATCGTGGGCGACGTGCACCTAGGTGCCAACTGCACGGTGTGGTTCAACGCCGTAGTACGCGGCGACGTGAACAGCATCCGCATCGGCGACCAAACCAATATTCAGGACGGAGCCGTGATTCACTGCACCTATCAGCGCGCCGCCACCATCATCGGCTCGCGCGTGAGCATTGGCCACAACGCCATTGTGCACGGCTGCACCGTGGAAGACGACGTGCTCATTGGCATGGGCGCTATCGTGATGGACAACGCCGTGGTGAGCAGAGGCTGCATAATTGCGGCCGGGGCTATTGTGCTTGAAAACACCATTTGCGAGCCGGGCTACCTGTACGCCGGCGTGCCGGCCAAAAAAATAAAGCCCGTAACGCCCGAGCAAACCCATAACATGAGCCGCACCGCCGACAACTATGTGATGTATGCCGGTTGGTTTGAACAGAACACAGGCGCGGAGAAGAAATAA
- a CDS encoding radical SAM protein: MRLVRHPVLCNYYVTYRCNAKCSFCDIWEKPSPYIQLADVEQNLRDLKRLGVRVVDFTGGEPLLHRQLPEFLQLAHDLGFVTTVTTNGLLYPKYAERLRGKVDMLHFSLDSSEKEQHDRGRGVACFDFVLESIRVAKSLGERPDVLFTVFRENLGQLEDVYRNITRPNGLVLIINPAFEYNAVETGERLTEEELQYLSAFGKRPGVYLNEAFIELRRDGGNHVAAPVCRAASTTLVISPSNELVLPCYHLGARSFPIEGRLHELYRSEEVQTLAALEGRLPQCEGCTINCYMQPSFAVETSKYFWQALPSTLKYNWYKGTWKRMLAR; this comes from the coding sequence ATGCGCCTCGTTCGTCATCCGGTTTTGTGCAACTACTACGTTACCTACCGGTGCAACGCCAAGTGCTCGTTTTGCGACATCTGGGAGAAGCCTTCGCCCTACATTCAGCTAGCTGATGTGGAACAGAACCTGCGCGACCTGAAGCGGTTGGGCGTGCGGGTAGTTGACTTTACCGGCGGCGAGCCGCTGCTGCACCGCCAGCTGCCCGAGTTTCTGCAGCTGGCCCACGACCTAGGTTTCGTAACCACTGTTACCACCAACGGGCTGCTCTACCCCAAATACGCCGAGCGCCTGCGCGGCAAAGTGGATATGCTGCATTTCTCACTCGATAGCAGCGAGAAAGAGCAGCACGACCGCGGTCGGGGTGTAGCTTGTTTCGATTTTGTGCTCGAAAGCATTCGGGTGGCCAAAAGCCTGGGCGAGCGGCCCGATGTGCTGTTCACGGTTTTCCGCGAAAACTTAGGGCAACTCGAAGATGTGTACCGCAACATCACTCGGCCCAACGGCTTGGTGCTCATCATCAACCCGGCTTTCGAGTACAACGCCGTGGAAACCGGCGAGCGGCTGACGGAAGAAGAGCTGCAGTACCTTTCGGCGTTTGGCAAGCGCCCCGGCGTGTACCTCAACGAGGCGTTTATCGAGCTGCGGCGCGACGGCGGCAACCACGTGGCCGCGCCCGTGTGCCGCGCCGCCAGCACCACGCTGGTTATTTCGCCTTCCAACGAGCTGGTGCTGCCCTGTTACCACCTGGGGGCGCGTAGTTTCCCGATTGAAGGGCGCTTGCACGAGCTGTACCGTTCGGAAGAAGTGCAAACCCTGGCTGCGCTGGAGGGGCGCTTGCCGCAGTGCGAGGGCTGCACCATCAACTGCTACATGCAGCCGAGTTTTGCCGTCGAAACCAGCAAATACTTTTGGCAAGCCTTGCCCAGTACGCTCAAATACAACTGGTACAAGGGCACCTGGAAGCGCATGCTCGCCCGCTAG
- a CDS encoding endonuclease III domain-containing protein → MPIAALPVAYHLPAADKTLLVHHVLNDFYGPLPTAPRRSPMRELISTVLSHRTTHRDEELAYDRMLETFGDWAAVEQAPTAELAHAIRTTRWPDTQAPRIQEILRRIRAEFGAYSLDALADWPTEKALTWLTDMPGIGLKTASLVLLFNFQKPVLPVDTHVHRVAQRVGLIGPKTSVEKAHQVLLAQLPADAVALLNFHKHNYWLGQHICFFAKPDCPRCPLKGVCNHYLEHYGPADEAALAEVPRSWEGEKLH, encoded by the coding sequence ATGCCCATTGCCGCGCTACCCGTTGCCTACCACCTGCCCGCAGCCGACAAAACGCTGCTGGTACACCATGTACTGAACGACTTTTATGGGCCGCTGCCCACGGCCCCGCGCCGTTCGCCCATGCGCGAACTCATCAGCACGGTGCTCTCGCACCGCACTACGCACCGCGACGAAGAGCTGGCCTACGACCGCATGCTCGAAACGTTCGGGGATTGGGCTGCGGTGGAGCAGGCACCCACGGCTGAGCTGGCCCACGCCATCCGGACCACGCGCTGGCCCGACACGCAGGCGCCGCGCATTCAGGAAATTTTGCGCCGCATTCGGGCCGAATTTGGCGCCTACTCGCTCGATGCTTTGGCCGATTGGCCCACTGAAAAAGCCCTGACCTGGCTTACCGACATGCCCGGCATCGGCCTAAAAACGGCCTCGCTCGTGCTGCTGTTCAACTTTCAGAAACCCGTGCTGCCCGTGGATACGCACGTGCACCGCGTGGCCCAGCGCGTTGGGCTGATCGGGCCGAAAACATCCGTGGAAAAAGCGCACCAAGTGCTGCTGGCGCAATTGCCCGCCGATGCCGTGGCGCTGCTCAACTTTCACAAACACAATTACTGGCTGGGGCAGCACATTTGCTTTTTTGCCAAGCCCGATTGCCCTAGGTGCCCGCTCAAAGGCGTGTGCAACCATTACCTCGAGCACTACGGCCCCGCCGACGAGGCGGCCCTGGCCGAAGTGCCCCGCAGCTGGGAAGGGGAGAAGCTGCACTAG